A stretch of Balearica regulorum gibbericeps isolate bBalReg1 chromosome 28, bBalReg1.pri, whole genome shotgun sequence DNA encodes these proteins:
- the GATAD2B gene encoding transcriptional repressor p66-beta, protein MDRMTEDALRLNLLKRSLDQADDRDDVLAKRLKMEGHEAMERLKMLALLKRKDLSGIEVPHELPVKQDGVKVYEEKLNGSLRPHGDGRTAGRPGKENINDEPVDMSARRSDQDRGRLTPSPDIIVLSDNEASSPRSSSRMEERLKAANLEMFKGKSIEERQQLIKQLRDELRLEEARLVLLKKLRQSQLQKENVVQKTPVVQNAASIVQPSPAHVGQQGLSKLPSRPGAQGVEPQNLRTLQGHSVIRSATNTTLPHMLMSQRVIAPNPAQLQGQRVPPKPGLIRTTTPSMNPAINYQPQSSSSVPCQRTSSSAIYMNLASHIQPGTVNRVSSPLPSPSALNDAANSQAAAKLALRKQLEKTLLEIPPPKPPAPLLHFLPSAANSEFIYMVGLEEVVQSVIDSQGKSCASLLRVEPFVCAQCRTDFTPHWKQEKNGKILCEQCMTSNQKKALKAEHTNRLKNAFVKALQQEQEIEQRLQQQAALSPTAAPAVSSVSKQENIMRHHTLRQAPQPQSTLQRGIPTSARSMLSNFAQAPQLSVAGGLLGMPGVNIAYLNAGIGGHKASSLADRQREYLLDMIPPRSISQSISGQK, encoded by the exons ATGGACAGAATGACGGAAGATGCTCTGCGCCTGAACCTCTTGAAACGGAGCTTGGACCAAGCAGATGATCGGGACGATGTCCTGGCAAAGAGATTGAAAATGGAAGGACATGAGGCGATGGAGCGCCTGAAGATGCTGGCactgctgaagaggaaagacctCTCGGGCATTGAGGTGCCCCACGAGCTCCCGGTGAAACAGGATGGTGTGAAAGTCTACGAAGAAAAGCTGAATGGGAGCCTTAGGCCCCATGGGGATGGCAGGACTGCAGGGAGGccagggaaggaaaacattaaCGATGAGCCGGTGGATATGAGCGCAAGGAGAAG TGACCAGGACAGGGGACGATTAACCCCTTCGCCAGATATAATTGTCCTCTCCGATAATGAGGCATCCAGTCCTCGTTCCAGCTCTCGTATGGAGGAAAGACTTAAAGCAGCAAATCTTGAAATGTTTAAG GGTAAAAGCATAGAGGAGCGACAGCAGCTGATCAAGCAGCTTCGGGATGAGCTACGGCTGGAGGAGGCCAGGCTCGTGTTGCtgaagaaactgaggcaaagtCAGCTGCAAAAGGAGAACGTGGTACAGAAG ACTCCGGTTGTCCAGAATGCGGCGTCTATTGTCCAGCCATCTCCTGCTCACGTGGGACAGCAGGGACTGTCCAAGCTTCCCTCCAGGCCTGGAGCTCAGGGGGTTGAGCCTCAGAACTTAAGGACATTACAG GGTCACAGTGTCATTAGGTCTGCCACAAACACGACTCTGCCCCATATGCTTATGTCGCAGCGTGTGATCGCTCCGAACCCTGCCCAGTTACAAGGGCAGCGGGTTCCTCCTAAACCTGGCCTCATCCGCACTACAACTCCAAGCATGAATCCAGCCATCAACTACCAACCG caATCAAGTTCTTCTGTTCCTTGCCAGCGTACGTCGTCTTCAGCCATCTATATGAACCTTGCCTCTCACATCCAGCCCGGCACTGTGAACAGGGTGTCGTCTccgctccccagccccagtgcTCTGAACGACGCCGCCAACTCCCAGGCAGCCGCCAAGCTTGCCCTGCgcaagcagctggaaaagacGCTGCTGGAGATCCCACCCCCGAAACCGCCTGCTCCCCTGCTGCATTTCTTGCCCAGCGCGGCCAACAGCGAGTTCATCTACatggtggggctggaggaggtggtgcAGAGCGTTATCGACAGCCAAG GGAAAAGCTGCGCGTCCCTCCTGCGTGTGGAGCCCTTTGTCTGCGCCCAGTGCCGCACCGACTTCACCCCTCActggaagcaggagaaaaacgGGAAGATCCTGTGCGAGCAGTGCATGACTTCCAATCAGAAGAAGGCGCTGAAGGCAGAGCACACCAACCGACTGAAGAACGCCTTCGTGAAAgctttgcagcaggagcag GAGATCGAGCAGAGGCTACAGCAGCAGGCGGCCTTGTCCCCCACCGCGGCTCCGGCCGTCTCCAGCGTCAGCAAACAGGAGAACATCATGCGACACCACACGCTCCGGCAG gctCCGCAGCCCCAGAGCACTTTGCAGCGGGGGATCCCCACCTCTGCCCGTTCCATGCTTTCCAACTTTGCGCAGGCACCCCAACTCTCCGTGGCGGGCGGTCTCCTCGGCATGCCAG gCGTTAACATCGCTTACCTGAATGCTGGGATCGGAGGCCATAAAGCGTCGAGTTTGGCGGACCGGCAGCGGGAATACCTTTTGGATATGATCCCACCCCGCTCTATATCGCAGTCCATCAGCGGACAGAAATAA
- the SLC27A3 gene encoding long-chain fatty acid transport protein 3, which produces MALWLLLAALAALALGQRLLGPHLWADLGFAARAARCRRRAGRGGPGSLAARFLRRAREGPARPFLRAAGGAEPYGRAARRVARVANALRGRPLGGGDGGELGPGVTVGLLVGNEPRFVWGWLGLAALGARPAFLGTALRPAALRHCLRSCGARGLLVADDLFGSVEPILPSLQEDGIVVWVLGSGPYPPGVVALQELLDAASEELEPEDVWQPEDMNDTCLYIFTSGTTGLPKAARVSHLKSIMCLGFYELVGASSRDVVYLALPLYHMAGSLLGIVGCIGIGATCVLKEKFSASQFWDDCRAEGVTVFQYIGELCRYLVNQPPRPGEREHGLRLAVGSGLRPDVWRSFLQRFGTIRIVETYGMTEGNVTLFNYTGTPGAVGRSSFIYKLFSPFEIVRYDVTAGAPVRDAAGRCIRVGTGEPGLLIAPVTPRTPFLGYAGSRELSEQKLLRGVFTEGDTYFSTGDLMEQDAAQFVRFRDRTGDTYRWKGENVATTEVAEALVAHESLQEATVYGVTVPGHEGRAGMAALVLRPGCRLDGPALYRHVEQLLPPYARPRFLRLQERLAMTETFKQQKVRLAQEGFDPTRVPDPLFLLDEPTRTYVPLGPALWRDVLDGRRRI; this is translated from the exons ATGGCGCTCTGGCTGCTCCTGGCCGCTCTGGCCGCCCTGGCCTTGGGGCAGCGGCTGCTCGGGCCGCACCTCTGGGCCGACCTGGGCTTCGCGGCTCGGGCCGCGCGgtgccggcggcgggcggggaggggcgggccGGGCAGTTTGGCCGCCCGGTTCCTGCGGAGGGCGCGGGAGGGGCCGGCCCGGCCCTTCCTacgggcggcggggggagcggaGCCCTacgggcgggcggcgcggcgggtGGCGCGGGTGGCCAACGCGCTGCGGGGGCGGCCCCTGggcggcggggacgggggggagCTGGGTCCCGGCGTGACCGTGGGGCTGTTGGTGGGCAACGAGCCGCGTTTCGTGTGGGGATGGCTGGGGCTGGCGGCGCTGGGGGCCCGACCCGCCTTCCTGGGCACGGCGCTGCGTCCCGCCGCGCTCCGGCACTGCCTGAGGTCCTGCGGGGCTCGGGGGCTGCTGGTGGCCGACG ACCTGTTTGGGTCAGTGGAGCCCatcctgcccagcctgcaggaGGACGGCATCGTGGTGTGGGTGCTGGGCTCGGGGCCGTACCCCCCTGGCGTTGTGgccctgcaggagctgctggatgcGGCCTCCGAGGAGCTGGAGCCTGAGGACGTCTGGCAGCCCGAGGACATGAACGACACCTGCCTCTACATCTTCACCTCCGGCACCACGG GTCTCCCCAAAGCCGCCCGCGTTTCCCACCTCAAGTCCATCATGTGCCTGGGCTTCTACGAGCTGGTGGGAGCCTCCAGCCGGGACGTGGTGTACCTGGCGCTGCCCCTCTACCACATGGCCGGGTCCCTCCTGGGCATCGTCGGCTGCATCGGCATCG GAGCCACTTGTGTGCTGAAGGAGAAGTTCTCAGCCAGCCAGTTTTGGGACGACTGTCGCGCTGAGGGCGTCACCGTCTTCCAGTACATCGGGGAGCTCTGCCGCTACCTGGTCAACCAGCCCCCG CGCCCCGGGGAGCGGGAGCACGGGCTGCGGCTGGCGGTGGGCAGCGGGCTGCGCCCCGACGTCTGGCGGAGCTTCCTGCAGCGTTTCGGGACCATCCGCATCGTGGAGACCTACGGGATGACCGAGGGCAACGTCACCCTCTTCAACTACACGGGGACGCCGGGGGCCGTGGGGCGCAGCAGCTTCATCTacaag CTCTTCTCGCCCTTTGAGATCGTGCGCTACGACGTGACGGCAGGAGCCCCGGTGCGGGACGCGGCCGGACGCTGCATCCGCGTGGGGACGG gTGAGCCGGGGCTGCTGATCGCCCCGGTGACCCCCCGGACCCCCTTCCTGGGCTACGCTGGCAGCCGGGAGCTGTcggagcagaagctgctgcgGGGGGTCTTCACCGAGGGTGACACCTACTTCAGCACCGGCGACCTGATGGAGCAGGATGCGGCCCAGTTTGTCCGCTTCCGCGACCGCACCGGGGACACTTACAG ATGGAAAGGCGAGAACGTGGCCACCACAGAGGTGGCCGAAGCCTTGGTGGCCCACGAATCCCTGCAAGAAGCCACCGTATACGGCGTCACCGTGCCAG GCCACGAGGGTCGTGCCGGGATGGCGGCGCTGGTTCTGCGTCCCGGCTGCCGGCTGGACGGTCCGGCGCTTTACCGGCACGTCGAGCAGCTCCTGCCGCCCTACGCGCGGCCCCGCTTCCTCCGGCTCCAG GAGCGCCTGGCAATGACCGAGACCTTCAAGCAGCAGAAGGTGCGGCTGGCGCAGGAGGGCTTCGACCCCACTCGCGTCCCCGACCCGCTGTTCCTGCTGGACGAGCCCACCCGAACCTACGTGCCCCTCGGCCCCGCGCTCTGGCGGGACGTCCTGGACGGGCGCCGACGCATTtag